One stretch of Commensalibacter melissae DNA includes these proteins:
- a CDS encoding glycosyltransferase family 61 protein has product MSVSTREKIKDLVFHQQNRINHHSIETVKIEKTIGCYGSPRWKNIQEFANNQSYPFLHWKHPAETIYRYHLKDITLDVYHMVYFKQNRVITNSNYYLSENLLNSIHIQLDKLIDARDQGAVFCCSDHWENNYFHWMMHAIPAYYAAMQSGIKAKFLLPYPLMLWRKRSLELLGLDLSMCYPIEKEKQYRFSEFYYFDYLSQKFGYSCSKLSEQAYVKMKQNAVVSIQSIAKYDKIYISRVNKNNRHLPNEEKLVEALEKRGYFILNPELYSLDEQIMLFHYAKIVVGLLGAGLSNIVFCQKDTLIYELIPSHHINPCFLVLSLQSGLRYWADQFDSGVDHGAPDHLSAWEKPIDVAFVMKRLDELEPYMRSVDNAVVK; this is encoded by the coding sequence TTGTCTGTATCAACGCGTGAAAAAATAAAAGATTTAGTTTTTCATCAGCAAAATCGTATAAATCACCATTCTATTGAAACTGTTAAGATTGAAAAAACGATTGGATGTTATGGCAGCCCGCGATGGAAGAATATTCAGGAATTTGCAAACAATCAATCATATCCTTTTTTGCACTGGAAACATCCAGCCGAGACAATTTACCGTTATCATCTGAAAGATATAACCCTTGATGTTTATCATATGGTATATTTCAAACAAAACCGGGTTATCACCAACAGTAATTATTACTTATCGGAAAATTTGCTCAATTCCATCCACATTCAATTGGATAAACTGATTGATGCGCGAGATCAGGGAGCTGTATTCTGTTGTTCTGATCATTGGGAAAACAATTATTTTCATTGGATGATGCATGCCATTCCAGCTTATTATGCGGCAATGCAATCAGGAATAAAAGCCAAATTTCTTTTGCCTTACCCATTGATGTTATGGCGTAAACGCAGTTTGGAATTGCTGGGACTTGACTTATCCATGTGTTATCCCATTGAAAAGGAAAAACAATATAGATTTTCAGAATTTTATTATTTTGATTATCTCTCACAAAAATTTGGCTATTCCTGTTCAAAGCTTTCTGAGCAGGCATATGTCAAAATGAAACAGAATGCTGTTGTATCTATTCAGTCAATAGCGAAATATGACAAGATATATATTAGTCGCGTAAATAAGAATAATCGGCATTTACCTAACGAGGAAAAGCTTGTTGAAGCATTGGAGAAAAGAGGATATTTTATTTTAAATCCTGAATTATACAGTCTAGATGAACAAATCATGCTTTTTCATTATGCAAAAATTGTGGTTGGTTTGTTGGGTGCAGGTTTATCAAATATCGTTTTCTGTCAAAAAGACACATTGATTTATGAATTGATTCCAAGTCATCATATCAATCCATGTTTTCTGGTCTTGTCTTTACAAAGCGGATTGCGTTATTGGGCCGATCAATTTGACAGTGGTGTTGATCATGGGGCGCCAGATCATCTTAGTGCCTGGGAAAAACCAATTGATGTAGCATTTGTCATGAAGAGGCTTGATGAACTTGAACCTTATATGCGTTCTGTTGATAATGCAGTTGTTAAATAA
- the cysE gene encoding serine O-acetyltransferase gives MNDPNNLLASGPDSHEINLQALWEKMVQESNGCCDPLLSSFFDTCIHSHHDFKTALTCMIGRKLEDASIPYQALTDLIKQVYRTNPPLISIAAADLIAVMMRDAACSDLITPFLFFKGFHSIQAHRISHWLWHNQRRYLALHLQSRISEVFGVDIHPAARLGQRIMIDHATSVIIGETAVVEDDVSILQEVTLGGTGKDEKDRHPKIRRGVLIGAGAKVLGNVEIGEGAKIGAGSIVLEAVKPYTTVVGNPARQIGVRHKDLPGVSMDLSLPPIDYVI, from the coding sequence ATGAATGATCCGAATAACCTATTAGCGAGCGGCCCCGACAGCCACGAAATAAACCTTCAAGCCTTGTGGGAAAAAATGGTTCAAGAAAGCAATGGATGTTGTGATCCTTTGTTATCCAGTTTTTTTGATACATGCATTCACAGCCATCATGATTTCAAAACCGCCCTGACTTGTATGATAGGACGCAAATTAGAGGATGCCTCCATCCCCTATCAGGCATTAACTGATTTAATCAAACAAGTGTACAGAACCAATCCGCCTCTCATTTCCATAGCTGCAGCCGATTTGATCGCGGTTATGATGAGAGACGCAGCATGCTCCGATTTAATTACACCATTTCTATTTTTCAAGGGATTCCACTCCATTCAGGCCCATCGCATTTCCCATTGGCTATGGCATAATCAAAGACGCTATCTGGCACTTCATTTACAAAGCCGTATTTCGGAAGTGTTTGGGGTTGATATACATCCTGCCGCCCGTCTGGGACAGCGAATCATGATAGATCACGCCACTTCTGTTATTATTGGGGAAACCGCTGTTGTAGAAGATGACGTTTCAATATTACAAGAAGTTACCCTTGGGGGAACGGGCAAAGATGAAAAAGACCGTCATCCCAAAATCCGTCGGGGAGTCTTAATCGGTGCAGGTGCAAAAGTATTAGGAAATGTGGAAATTGGAGAAGGAGCCAAGATTGGTGCAGGGTCAATTGTTTTAGAAGCAGTCAAACCTTACACAACCGTAGTTGGCAATCCTGCCCGACAAATCGGGGTACGTCATAAAGATTTACCTGGAGTATCAATGGATTTAAGTCTTCCCCCTATTGATTACGTTATTTAA